A section of the candidate division WOR-3 bacterium genome encodes:
- a CDS encoding AAA family ATPase, whose translation MLLYLHLKNYILIKEIELSFKEGFICFTGETGAGKSMILESLLLLKGERVDWSIFEGLKEVYVEGIFKFEPDKEIFDKYEIPVEEEISVQRILYPAEKVSKIRVNGVPVSLSILKEIFDKIIEIHGQSSQFYFLNKRNYLDIIDRYSFLTEESEKFEKLFNSYKKSLKEYNELQRDYERILTMKDFMEHSIKEMKEIDIENINVSEIFDKYRKLNERKELNEKINEILYELGEGEDSVINKIGRILKNENLFKEIGKRGFELLKEIDNLLGEALGEFVKIRFEEEEEEKKLLELENLLQKIEDLKRKHRTDEEGLLFLYKKWKEELENFEILKNKIKEMEKNLKDLEKNLEERANMLSKERKRKTKEFEKEVEKMLLNLGFPYVKFEVKFYERDLYERGKDEVEFLISTSKDKSPFPLSKVASGGELSRIMLAIKTLISERESSKILLFDEVDTGIGGEVARIVGKNLKTLAKGKQVFCITHLPQIASFSDYHFHVYKDVKNGKTIIKVKELKSIEERKREIARMIAGKEIDETSLNAAEKLLSEGIK comes from the coding sequence ATGCTATTATACCTTCATCTTAAAAATTACATATTAATAAAGGAAATAGAGCTTTCCTTCAAGGAGGGATTTATATGTTTCACAGGAGAAACAGGTGCTGGAAAATCAATGATTCTTGAATCCCTTTTGCTTTTAAAAGGTGAAAGAGTGGACTGGAGCATATTTGAGGGTTTGAAAGAAGTTTATGTTGAGGGTATTTTTAAATTTGAACCTGATAAGGAAATTTTTGATAAATATGAAATTCCTGTTGAAGAAGAAATATCTGTTCAAAGAATACTTTATCCTGCAGAGAAAGTTTCTAAAATAAGAGTTAATGGAGTTCCTGTATCTCTATCTATATTGAAGGAGATATTTGATAAAATAATTGAAATTCATGGACAGAGTTCTCAGTTTTACTTTCTTAATAAAAGAAATTACCTTGATATAATTGATAGATACTCCTTTTTAACAGAAGAAAGTGAAAAATTTGAAAAACTTTTTAATTCTTATAAAAAAAGTTTAAAAGAATATAATGAACTTCAAAGGGATTATGAGAGAATATTAACAATGAAAGATTTTATGGAACATTCAATAAAAGAAATGAAAGAAATAGATATTGAAAATATTAATGTAAGTGAAATTTTTGATAAATACAGAAAATTGAATGAAAGGAAAGAGCTTAATGAAAAAATAAATGAAATTTTATACGAATTAGGTGAAGGAGAGGACTCGGTTATAAACAAGATTGGAAGGATATTAAAAAATGAAAATCTCTTTAAAGAAATAGGTAAAAGGGGATTTGAACTTTTAAAGGAAATAGATAACCTCCTTGGTGAAGCACTCGGTGAATTTGTAAAGATAAGATTTGAAGAGGAAGAAGAAGAAAAAAAACTTTTAGAACTTGAGAATTTACTTCAGAAAATTGAGGATTTAAAAAGAAAGCACAGAACAGATGAAGAAGGTCTTTTATTTTTATATAAAAAATGGAAGGAAGAACTTGAGAATTTTGAAATTTTAAAAAATAAGATAAAAGAAATGGAGAAAAATTTGAAGGATTTGGAAAAAAATCTTGAAGAAAGGGCTAATATGTTATCAAAGGAAAGAAAAAGAAAAACAAAAGAATTTGAAAAAGAAGTTGAGAAGATGCTTTTAAATCTTGGTTTCCCTTATGTAAAATTTGAGGTAAAATTTTATGAAAGAGATTTATACGAAAGAGGAAAAGATGAAGTGGAGTTTTTAATTTCAACTTCAAAGGATAAAAGCCCTTTTCCCCTATCAAAGGTTGCCTCAGGTGGTGAACTTTCAAGAATAATGCTTGCTATAAAAACTTTAATTTCTGAAAGGGAAAGTAGCAAAATCCTTCTTTTTGATGAGGTTGATACAGGTATAGGAGGTGAAGTTGCAAGAATTGTTGGGAAAAATTTAAAAACTTTGGCGAAAGGAAAACAGGTTTTCTGTATAACTCATCTGCCGCAGATTGCATCTTTTTCTGATTACCATTTTCATGTTTATAAGGATGTTAAAAACGGAAAGACTATAATTAAAGTAAAGGAACTTAAGAGTATAGAAGAAAGAAAAAGAGAAATTGCAAGGATGATCGCAGGTAAGGAAATTGATGAAACTTCTTTAAATGCTGCTGAAAAATTGCTTAGTGAAGGTATAAAATGA
- a CDS encoding CDP-alcohol phosphatidyltransferase family protein: MNELFKIQNILSLTRLPILFFVIYFIKENKSKIVLFLLSLAVITDIFDGYIARKRKESSELGKILDHVIDKIFFNSVSISLYFFKGLPLFFVIILFLRDFVSLFFGYLLWKKGKVIGSNISGKLAGFFLSLLFIFYLLNFPLKEYLVFLSLFFIVLASTSYFVIFLILWRESYKVKKAG; this comes from the coding sequence ATGAATGAACTTTTTAAAATTCAGAACATCCTTTCTTTAACAAGATTACCAATTCTTTTTTTTGTTATATATTTTATAAAGGAAAATAAATCAAAAATAGTTTTATTTTTACTTTCTCTTGCTGTTATCACTGATATTTTTGATGGTTATATAGCAAGAAAAAGAAAAGAGAGTTCTGAACTGGGTAAGATTCTTGACCATGTGATTGATAAGATTTTTTTTAATTCAGTTTCTATATCTCTTTATTTTTTTAAAGGTTTACCTTTATTTTTTGTTATTATACTTTTTTTGAGAGATTTTGTAAGTTTATTTTTCGGTTATTTATTGTGGAAGAAAGGAAAAGTTATTGGTTCAAATATTTCTGGTAAACTGGCAGGTTTTTTTCTCTCTTTACTTTTTATTTTTTATTTACTTAATTTTCCCTTAAAAGAGTATCTTGTATTTTTATCCCTTTTTTTTATAGTTTTGGCTTCTACCTCTTATTTTGTAATTTTTTTAATCTTGTGGAGGGAAAGTTATAAAGTAAAAAAAGCTGGGTAA